CTCGTCCTCGCCCGGCGGAGCGGCCGGTGGTTCCGGATCCTCGGGGCGCCCGTCGCGCAGTTGGGGGGCGAGGTTCGCTTGCCGTACGCGGCGGGGAAGGTCGTCGGAGGCTTCGGAGTCGTCCGGCGGGCGGTGCAGTCGCAAGGTGGTGACTCCGGGGGGTGGTGTGTCTGCCGCGGTGTCCGCAGCGGTGGCGACGGGTGCCACCAGTGCGGGGCGGTCCGCAGGCGCGGTCACGGACTCCTGGTGCCCGGCCGGGCCGGGCACGCGCGCGTACTCGCGATCCGCAGATCGTTCCGCCTCCGCGGTCTTGCGAGGGGAACGTTCCTCCGTGCCGCTGTGCAGCAGGGCGGTGGGCAGCAGCACGACCGCGGTCGTGCCGCCGTAGGGGGAGGTGCGCAGGTGCACCTTGACGCCGTGCCGGGCCGCGAGCCTGCTGACCACGAAGAGGCCGAGCCGGTCGCTGTCGAACAGGTCGAGGGCTTCGGACTGCTCGATACGGCGGTTGGCCTCGGCGAGGGTCTCCTTGCCCATGCCCAGGCCCCGGTCTTCGACCTCGAGGGCGTAGCCGTTGCCGACGGGCTCGCCGGTGATCCGCACGCGCGTGTGCGGCGGCGAGAACTGGGCGGCGTTCTCGACGATCTCCGCGAGAAGGTGGGTGAGGTCGGCCACGGCCGTGCCGATGACGGCGGTCTCGGGGAGTTGTCGTACCTCCACGCGCGCGTAGTCCTCGACTTCGGAGACCGCCGCACGGACGACGTTCGTCAGGGAGACCGGCATGCGCCACGCCCTGCCGGGCGCCGCCCCGGAGAGGATGATCAGGCTCTCGGCGTGGCGTCGCATACGAGTGGTGAGGTGGTCGAGCCGGAACAGGTCGCTCAGTTCGCCCGGGTCCTCGGAGCGGCGTTCCATGCTGTCGAGGAGGCTGAGCTGGCGGTGGACGAGAACCTGGCTGCGACGGGCAAGGTTGACGAAGACACCGGAGATGCCGCTGGCCAGCTCGGCGCGTTCCGCGGCGGCCCGCAGCGCCGCGCGGTGCACGGTGGCGAGGGCCTCGGCGACCTGGCCGGCCTCGTCCTCCGCGGCCGGACCTGGCGGAGCCTCGGCACCGACGTCGATCTCCTCGCCCGCGCGCAGTTTCCGCATGGCCTCCGGGAGCTTGCGCCGGGCGATCTCAAGGGCGCTGTTGCGCAGGCTCACCAGCTCGACCACGAGGGCGCGGCCGATGCGTACGGAGATGACGAGCGACGCGGCGACGGCGACGAGGCCGAGCAGGACCGCGGCACCGGCCGGGGTGAGCAGACCGCGGGTGAACGGGTCGGCCCGGTCGGCCACGCCTCGTCCGGCGTCCTCCTCGATCGTGCGCATCGCGTCCTGCACGCGCGCGTGCGCCTGGTCCCAGGTGGCTTCCGGTGCCGCGTCGATCGCCTGCGCACCCGGGCCGCCGGCGAGGACCTTGTCCTCGGCGGCTCCCAGGGCGGCGTAGGCGCTGCCGTCGGCGAGCTCCCGCCAGGCGGTGCGTTCGGGGCCGCGCAGGTCCGCGACGGCGGACTCGGTGAGGGTGCGGCGGGTGTCGACGGCTCCGGTGAACAGCCGCATCCGCTCCCCGTCGAGGCGACCGGCGAGGCGTGCGCCGGCCAGCACGACGTCTTCTTGGGCCAACGCCTCGCCCGCGCGGGAGAATTCGAGCAGCACGCGCGCGTCCGAGCCGAGTTCGGCGTCCTGGATGCCAGTGAGCGCGCCGCCCACGGTGAAGGCCGTCGCGATGGTCTTCGTGTACTGCCCGTACGTCTCGTCCCAGCCCGCACGCCGGTCCCGTACCGCGGTGCGCACGGGGCGCAGTTCCTCGGCGGCGGTGACGAACGCTTCCAGACGCGCGGCCACTCCGGCGGGCAGTTCCTCGCTGTCGGCGACGGTGTTGTCCTTGCCGAGCCGGAGTTCCTTCACGGCCCGGTCCGTGCGCTCGGCGAGCCGCTCGATGTCACCGCTCTGCCCGGAGGACGGATCGGTGGCGTGACGCACGGCGGCCTCGCGCTCGGCCTGGAGCGCGGCGACGGCGTCCGCGACGGGGGCCCGGATCGCGGAGTCCACCCGCTGCAACTGCCGCAGCCGGGAGACGTCCTGGGCGGTGCTCACGGTGGCGTACGCCCAGAGGGCGAGCAGCGAGACCACCGGCACCATCAGCAGGCAGACGATCTTGGCGCGTACGGTGCGCGGTCGTATGCTCCATCGCCCCGCGCGCGCGGGTGCGTCCTCCACCACCACCGTGTCCACGGGTTCGTCCCGCCCTTCGTCCGCGGGCGGTCCGGCATGGGCGCGGCGCCCGCGCACGGGCGGCGGCGCGGCGCCGGCTTCAGGGGTCCTTCGGGGTGTACGCATGGCCTCCTCGCTCGGAAGTCGTTCGGGGCGTGCCTGCCGGACCTCTCCGGGGTGGACCCGCCGCTCAGCGCTCCACTGGATATGCGGTTCGTTCGCCGCGGGCCGGTGGGGGCTGGTCGCTCCCCCACTCTCGGCTTCGCTCAAGCGGGGGATCCCCATCGCGGCGGTAGCCGCAGATTCAACACAGCCCCGCGCCCGAACTTCCCCAAGACCGCTCAGCGGGCGACGCTCTCGACCGGACGCCGGGCCGAGGCGGATGCCTCGCGCTCGCCTGTCGTGGGAGACAGGGCGACGAAGGCCGAGGTCAGGAACAGATAGGACCCGAGGCCGACGGCGAGGGGAAAGATGAACTGCATCGCCGTGGCCCCGGGCAGGACCTCACCGGACGGCGTGACGTGCACGCTCACCGCGAACATCCCGGTGTAGTGCATGCTGCTCACCGCCGCCCCCATGATGAGCGAGGCGATCGTGACGGCGACCGCGGACTTGATGTTGAGGGCCGCCCACAGGGCCGCCGTGGCGGCGACGACGGCGATCAGCACGGAGAGTCCGACGAGCACCGGGTCGTAGTCGACGTCTCCGTGGAGGCGCACCGCCGCCATTCCGAGGTAGTGCATGCTCGCCACGCCGAGTCCGGTGGTGAGTCCGCCGATCAGCAGCGCCCGGCCGCGGTCACGGCTGTAGCCGACGGCGAAGACGCCGGCACAGACGACCGCCATGGCGACGAGCAGGCTCAGGATGGTGAGCGGCACGTCGTAGTGGATGTCGGTGCCGCTGACGCTGAAGCCGAGCATGGCCACGAAGTGCATGGTCCAGATGCCGGTTCCGATGGCCGAGGCGGCGGTGATGAGCCAGTTGCGGCGCGACCGGCCGGTGGCGCCGAGCGCTCGGACGGTGCAGCGCAGTCCGAGCGCGGCGCCTATACAGGCCATGACGTACGACAGTGCGGGTGTCAGCCAGCCCAGGGCGGCGTGGTCCAGGTGTCCCATGGCCAAGGGACGCTAGGGGGGCAGGGGCGCACAAAGGGAGCGCATTTCGAAAGGTGCTGGAATATGACGCAGAGAGGTATCTGAACGATCGCGTCACGCTCGAACGTGTGCGCCGCGACGTCCTCCCTGCCGGTGAGGGATCATGCGGACCATGAGCGACGACCACACACATGTCCAGGAGTTCTTCACCGCCCGCGCAGCGGACTGGGACAGCCGCTTTCCGGACGACGGCCCGGCCTACGCGGCCGCGGTCGCCGAACTCGCTCTGCCCGAGGGGGCCCGAGTGCTCGACGCGGGCTGCGGCACGGGCCGGGCCCTGACGCCGCTGCGCGCGGCCGTGGGGCCGTCCGGAGTGGTCCTGGGAGCCGACGTGACCCCGGCCATGCTGGAGGCCGCCGTACGGGCCGGACGGGACCGGGACGGGCAGTTGCTGCTCGCCGACGTCGCCGCGCTGCCGCTGCGCTCACAGTCGCTCGACGCGGTGTTCGCGGCGGGACTCATCGCCCATCTCCCCCAACCGGTCAAGAACCTGAGGGAGTTGGCGCGCGTGGTGCGCAGGGGCGGCACCCTGGCGCTGTTCCACCCGATCGGCCGGGCGGCGCTCGCGGCACGCCAGGGGCGGCAGATCACCCCGGACGACCTGCGCGCGGAACCCAACCTGCGGCCCCTGCTGGCGCGTTCGGGGTGGCGTATGACGTCGTACGTCGACGAGGACGCCCGGTTCCTGGCGCTGGCCGTGCGCGAAGGCTGAGCCTCACGCCGATTCGGCGCCAGTCACATCGTCGTCGCCCACAGGTGCCCGCCGTCCTCCAGCACGCGCGCGTGGCCACCGTCGCCGAACGCGTCCTCCTCGTAAGAGGCGATGCCGCCGATGGCCGCGGATCGGCTCATTCGCCGGCGGTGGCTGACGGATCCGTGGAGCGCACCGGGCAGCCACGCAGTCCGGGCACCGGGCGGGTGCCCAGCTCGTCGAGCCGGTAGCCGTTCGGGTAGCCCTTGATCTCCCAGTTCTGGCGCGCGTGGTGCGGTGCCCGGCGTGGTGGCAGGAGACGCACGAGCCGTCCGCGCGTCCGTACGGCGCGGCGTACCAGGGCACGGGTGGCGGCGTTCGGCGCAGGGTAGTGGAAGGCCCGCAGCAGCGAGTCGTCGAGCAGGGC
This genomic window from Streptomyces sp. DG2A-72 contains:
- a CDS encoding nitrate- and nitrite sensing domain-containing protein, with translation MRTPRRTPEAGAAPPPVRGRRAHAGPPADEGRDEPVDTVVVEDAPARAGRWSIRPRTVRAKIVCLLMVPVVSLLALWAYATVSTAQDVSRLRQLQRVDSAIRAPVADAVAALQAEREAAVRHATDPSSGQSGDIERLAERTDRAVKELRLGKDNTVADSEELPAGVAARLEAFVTAAEELRPVRTAVRDRRAGWDETYGQYTKTIATAFTVGGALTGIQDAELGSDARVLLEFSRAGEALAQEDVVLAGARLAGRLDGERMRLFTGAVDTRRTLTESAVADLRGPERTAWRELADGSAYAALGAAEDKVLAGGPGAQAIDAAPEATWDQAHARVQDAMRTIEEDAGRGVADRADPFTRGLLTPAGAAVLLGLVAVAASLVISVRIGRALVVELVSLRNSALEIARRKLPEAMRKLRAGEEIDVGAEAPPGPAAEDEAGQVAEALATVHRAALRAAAERAELASGISGVFVNLARRSQVLVHRQLSLLDSMERRSEDPGELSDLFRLDHLTTRMRRHAESLIILSGAAPGRAWRMPVSLTNVVRAAVSEVEDYARVEVRQLPETAVIGTAVADLTHLLAEIVENAAQFSPPHTRVRITGEPVGNGYALEVEDRGLGMGKETLAEANRRIEQSEALDLFDSDRLGLFVVSRLAARHGVKVHLRTSPYGGTTAVVLLPTALLHSGTEERSPRKTAEAERSADREYARVPGPAGHQESVTAPADRPALVAPVATAADTAADTPPPGVTTLRLHRPPDDSEASDDLPRRVRQANLAPQLRDGRPEDPEPPAAPPGEDERTPELVRDRMAAYRDGWTRGGGRQPGRGAAPETPAGSHSSEGDPA
- a CDS encoding MHYT domain-containing protein encodes the protein MGHLDHAALGWLTPALSYVMACIGAALGLRCTVRALGATGRSRRNWLITAASAIGTGIWTMHFVAMLGFSVSGTDIHYDVPLTILSLLVAMAVVCAGVFAVGYSRDRGRALLIGGLTTGLGVASMHYLGMAAVRLHGDVDYDPVLVGLSVLIAVVAATAALWAALNIKSAVAVTIASLIMGAAVSSMHYTGMFAVSVHVTPSGEVLPGATAMQFIFPLAVGLGSYLFLTSAFVALSPTTGEREASASARRPVESVAR
- a CDS encoding class I SAM-dependent methyltransferase → MSDDHTHVQEFFTARAADWDSRFPDDGPAYAAAVAELALPEGARVLDAGCGTGRALTPLRAAVGPSGVVLGADVTPAMLEAAVRAGRDRDGQLLLADVAALPLRSQSLDAVFAAGLIAHLPQPVKNLRELARVVRRGGTLALFHPIGRAALAARQGRQITPDDLRAEPNLRPLLARSGWRMTSYVDEDARFLALAVREG